The Neomonachus schauinslandi chromosome 4, ASM220157v2, whole genome shotgun sequence genome includes a region encoding these proteins:
- the GABRD gene encoding gamma-aminobutyric acid receptor subunit delta has protein sequence MDSLAGLLPPLLLLCAQQHRGTRAMNDIGDYVGSNLEISWLPNLDGLMEGYARNFRPGIGGPPVNVALAIEVASIDHISEVNMEYTMTVFLHQSWTDSRLAYNHTNETLGLDSRFVDKLWLPDTFIVNAKSAWFHDVTVENKLIRLQPDGVILYSIRITSTVACDMDLAKYPMDEQECMLHLESYGYSSEDIVYYWSENQEQIHGLNKLQLAQFTITSYHFATELMNFKSAGQFPRLSLHFHLRRNRGVYIIQSYMPSILLVAMSWVSFWISQAAVPARVSLGITTVLTMTTLMVSARSSLPRASAIKALDVYFWICYVFVFAALVEYAFAHFNADYRKKQKAKVKVKEQKAEMDVKNAIVLFSLSAAGATQELAVSRRHCRRPGNLMGSYRCVDMEMGEARKQGGARAGGQGGLRALFKPIDADTVDMYARVVFPAAFVAVNVLYWAAYAM, from the exons ATGGACTCGCTGGCCGGGCTGCTGCCCCCGCTCCTGCTTCTCTGCGCGCAGCAGCACCGCGGCACCAG AGCAATGAACGATATTGGGGACTATGTCGGCTCCAACCTGGAGATATCCTGGCTTCCCAACCTGGATGGCTTGATGGAGGGCTATGCTCGCAACTTCCGGCCTGGCATTGGAG GGCCCCCGGTGAACGTGGCCCTTGCCATCGAGGTAGCCAGCATCGACCACATCTCAGAGGTGAACATG GAATACACCATGACCGTGTTCCTGCACCAGAGCTGGACGGACAGCAGGCTGGCCTACAACCACACCAATGAGACTCTGGGCCTGGACAGCCGCTTCGTGGACAAGCTGTGGCTCCCGGACACCTTCATTGTGAACGCCAAGTCCGCCTGGTTCCACGACGTGACTGTGGAGAACAAGCTCATCCGGCTACAGCCCGACGGGGTGATCCTGTACAGCATCCG AATCACCTCCACGGTGGCCTGCGACATGGACCTGGCCAAGTACCCCATGGACGAGCAGGAGTGTATGCTGCACCTGGAGAGCT ATGGCTACTCATCTGAGGACATCGTTTACTACtggtctgagaaccaggagcagaTCCACGGGCTGAACAAGCTGCAGCTGGCTCAGTTCACCATCACCAGCTACCACTTCGCCACAGAGCTGATGAACTTCAAATCTG CCGGTCAGTTCCCTCGGCTCAGCCTGCATTTCCACCTGCGGAGGAACCGGGGCGTCTACATCATCCAGTCCTACATGCCCTCCATCCTCCTGGTCGCCATGTCCTGGGTCTCCTTCTGGATCAGCCAGGCAGCAGTGCCGGCCAGGGTGTCTCTAG GTATTACCACGGTGCTGACCATGACCACACTGATGGTCAGCGCCCGCTCGTCGCTCCCACGGGCCTCGGCCATCAAGGCACTGGATGTGTACTTCTGGATCTGCTACGTCTTTGTGTTTGCCGCGTTGGTGGAGTATGCCTTCGCCCACTTCAATGCTGACTACCGGAAGAAGCAGAAGGCCAAGGTCAAGGTCAAGGAGCAGAAAGCAGAG ATGGATGTGAAGAACGCAATCGTGCTCTTCTCCCTGTCGGCTGCTGGTGCCACCCAGGAGCTGGCCGTGTCCCGCCGGCACTGCCGCAGGCCTGGGAACCTCATGGGCTCCTATAGGTGTGTGGACATGGAGATGGGAGAGGCCAGGAAGCAGGGGGGGGCCCGCGCGGGGGGCCAAGGAGGCCTCCGTGCGCTTTTCAAGCCCATTGACGCAGACACTGTCGACATGTACGCCCGCGTGGTGTTCCCTGCAGCCTTCGTGGCCGTCAACGTCCTCTACTGGGCGGCCTACGCCATGTGA